Within the Vagococcus carniphilus genome, the region TCAGGGTGATCAACAACTGAATCGTCTCCACCTTGGTTTCTAATCATTTCTTTGAATTTGTCTGTCGCTTTACCGTTTTTAACATTTTCTTCAAGCATTGCTCTTGCTTCTTCTAATGTGTCAGCTTTCTTAGCTAAAACAACCATTTGACTACCTAATGTATAAACCATTTCCATTAAGTCTTCAGGTCCGTCACCTTTAAGAGCGTCAATTGCTTCTTTAATTTCGTTAGCATTTCCAATGGCATTTCCTAAAGGTTGAGACATATCAGAAATGATAGCCATCGTTTGACGATTTGCTAATTTACCAATACGAACCATTGTATGAGCTAAACGTTCAGCATCTTCAATATTCTTCATAAATGCACCGTCACCAGTTGTAACGTCTAATACGATAGCGTCTGCACCTGAAGCAATTTTTTTACTCATAATAGAACTTGCGATTAATGGGATTGAATCGACTGTTGCTGTTACATCTCGCAATGCATATATTTTTTTATCTGCAGGAGCTAAATCTCCTGATTGACCTGTCACTGCCACATAGCTTTCATTAACTAAGCGAATAAAATCATCATTTGGTATTTCAACTTGGAATCCTGGGATTGCTTCTAATTTATCAATTGTTCCACCTGTATGGCCTAATCCACGACCACTCATTTTAGCAACTGCCGCACCAACTGATGCAACTAATGGAGCTAAAACTAAAGTTGTTGTATCACCCACACCACCGGTTGAATGCTTATCAACTTTAACACCTTTAATGTCTGATAAATCAATCACATCTCCTGATTGACTCATTTCCATTGTTAGGCAAGTGATTTCTTCATCTGTCATGTCTTCAAA harbors:
- a CDS encoding pyrimidine-nucleoside phosphorylase, which codes for MRMVDLIKKKRDGGTLSEAEIKHIIAGYTSGEITDYQMSAFLMSVYFEDMTDEEITCLTMEMSQSGDVIDLSDIKGVKVDKHSTGGVGDTTTLVLAPLVASVGAAVAKMSGRGLGHTGGTIDKLEAIPGFQVEIPNDDFIRLVNESYVAVTGQSGDLAPADKKIYALRDVTATVDSIPLIASSIMSKKIASGADAIVLDVTTGDGAFMKNIEDAERLAHTMVRIGKLANRQTMAIISDMSQPLGNAIGNANEIKEAIDALKGDGPEDLMEMVYTLGSQMVVLAKKADTLEEARAMLEENVKNGKATDKFKEMIRNQGGDDSVVDHPEKLPQAKYVFEVPSKETGVVSKMVADQIGIAAMLLGAGRRTKEEPIDYAVGLYLNKKVGDAVKEGESLVTIYANREDVEDVKQVLYDNIEIGKEGVEPTLIHKVITE